In Anaerolineales bacterium, the following proteins share a genomic window:
- a CDS encoding polyprenol monophosphomannose synthase: MKITLVIPTYNEVENLPRLVAAILAQSIAGLDILIVDDMSPDGTGAVADALAAQHANVEVLHRQGPRGLGRAYIYGFEYALQRGAEAIGQMDCDFSHPPEKLPELVAKLAECDLALGSRYIPGGSIDRHWPLWRKALSRWGNFYARSILGIPVKDVTGAFRLWRRELLEKIPYQNVVSSGYVFLYEILFLAHRAGARFGEVPFYFADRTEGKSKMRMRVQIEAAVRVWQVRWHYRNWRPPA; encoded by the coding sequence ATGAAGATCACCCTGGTTATCCCTACCTATAATGAAGTTGAAAATCTGCCGCGGCTGGTGGCGGCCATCCTGGCGCAATCGATTGCCGGGCTGGATATTTTGATCGTTGATGATATGAGCCCTGACGGCACGGGGGCAGTGGCCGATGCGCTGGCTGCGCAGCATGCCAATGTGGAAGTGTTGCACCGCCAGGGGCCGCGTGGCCTGGGGCGCGCCTACATCTACGGCTTCGAGTACGCCCTGCAGCGCGGCGCCGAAGCCATCGGCCAGATGGATTGCGATTTTTCGCACCCGCCGGAGAAGCTGCCTGAGCTGGTGGCCAAACTGGCCGAGTGTGATCTGGCGTTGGGCTCGCGTTACATTCCCGGCGGCAGTATTGACCGCCATTGGCCGCTGTGGCGCAAAGCGCTCTCGCGCTGGGGCAATTTTTACGCCCGCAGCATTCTGGGCATCCCGGTCAAAGATGTTACCGGCGCCTTCCGCCTCTGGCGGCGTGAACTGCTCGAGAAGATTCCTTATCAGAATGTCGTCTCGAGTGGCTACGTCTTCCTGTATGAGATCCTGTTCCTGGCACACCGGGCCGGGGCGCGCTTTGGCGAGGTGCCCTTCTATTTTGCGGATCGCACCGAAGGCAAATCCAAAATGCGCATGCGCGTGCAAATTGAGGCTGCCGTGCGCGTCTGGCAGGTGCGCTGGCATTATCGCAATTGGCGGCCGCCGGCGTGA
- a CDS encoding 4-vinyl reductase — translation MPNRFARTVLESTQELVAGATIMQALLQGAGLAHLHGEYPPANLAREFDFAEFAALHTGMEALYGPRGGRGLALRVGRQTFARALSNFGALAGTADAAFRILPLPVKLRIGLGALARIFSQISDQASQLVEHANEFHFRVAPNAVCWGRRGEAKPVCFFMVGLLQEAAHSLSGGREFRVDEAECCACGHSQCDFVIYKQPSD, via the coding sequence TTGCCCAATCGTTTTGCCCGCACGGTGTTGGAAAGTACCCAGGAATTGGTGGCTGGCGCCACCATTATGCAGGCGCTGTTACAAGGCGCTGGGCTGGCTCACTTGCACGGCGAGTACCCGCCGGCCAACTTGGCGCGCGAATTTGATTTTGCCGAGTTCGCCGCGCTGCACACCGGCATGGAGGCGCTGTATGGCCCACGTGGCGGCCGCGGCCTGGCGCTGCGCGTGGGGCGCCAAACCTTTGCCCGCGCCCTGAGCAACTTCGGGGCGCTGGCCGGCACGGCCGATGCGGCTTTCCGCATATTACCGCTGCCCGTAAAATTGCGTATTGGGCTGGGCGCTCTGGCACGTATCTTCAGCCAGATCAGTGACCAGGCGAGCCAATTGGTGGAGCACGCCAACGAATTTCACTTCCGCGTGGCGCCCAACGCAGTGTGCTGGGGGCGCCGCGGCGAGGCCAAGCCGGTGTGCTTCTTCATGGTCGGCTTGTTACAGGAGGCGGCGCACAGCCTTTCCGGCGGGCGCGAGTTCCGCGTGGATGAGGCTGAGTGCTGTGCGTGTGGGCACAGCCAGTGCGATTTTGTCATTTACAAGCAGCCTTCGGATTGA
- a CDS encoding roadblock/LC7 domain-containing protein, which produces MNASRKQQLDQQLRALLASTPEIEGAALVSDDGLIIASVLAPPAEEDRVAAMSAALLSLGERIARELGRGTLEQVYIKGNQGFALLTAANARTVLTIMASNEARLGLLLLELRKAVNDLQRLL; this is translated from the coding sequence ATGAACGCCTCTCGTAAACAACAATTAGACCAGCAACTGCGTGCCCTCCTGGCGAGTACGCCTGAGATCGAAGGCGCCGCGCTGGTGAGCGATGACGGCTTGATCATCGCCTCTGTGCTGGCGCCGCCCGCGGAGGAAGACCGCGTGGCGGCCATGTCGGCGGCGCTGCTCTCGCTGGGCGAGCGCATCGCGCGTGAGTTGGGCCGTGGCACGCTGGAGCAGGTGTATATCAAAGGCAACCAGGGTTTCGCTTTGCTCACTGCCGCCAATGCGCGCACTGTGCTCACCATCATGGCCAGCAATGAGGCGCGCCTAGGCCTCTTGCTGCTGGAGTTGCGCAAGGCGGTGAACGACTTGCAGCGCTTGCTCTAA
- the hutI gene encoding imidazolonepropionase — protein MLIHSASQLLTLAGGPQRGAQLGTLGLIEDGAVLLREGTIAAVGHSAELRAAYPNEDSYDASGRVVMPAFVDAHSHPIWAGDRAAEFELRQQGKSYLEVLAAGGGILSTVRATRAATLEQLHAETEARLRRMFAHGSATIEAKSGYGLSLESELRLLEVLLALDAQGPWELAITFLGAHAIPAEFKDRAGDYAQELAHNWLPELKAWWLAHAGGRPLPFFDVFCETGAFDLGQTRLMLEAAKDAGFPLKLHADEFDNLGGTALAVELGAASVDHLVAISDEEIAALAASDTVGVALPATPFGLAEAHNAPARKILAAGGLLAVGGDLNPGTAWCESLQFTLALACRQLKLTQAEAIAATTINAAAAIGAAERTGSLEPGKQADLLILDVADYRQLGYRFGTNLVHSVYKKGVPYLVHQDELSTESNQ, from the coding sequence ATGCTCATCCATTCCGCATCCCAACTCCTCACGCTGGCCGGTGGGCCGCAACGCGGTGCCCAGCTGGGCACGCTAGGCTTGATCGAAGACGGCGCCGTGCTGCTGCGCGAGGGCACCATCGCCGCCGTGGGCCACAGCGCCGAGCTGCGCGCCGCCTACCCCAACGAAGACAGCTACGATGCCAGCGGGCGCGTGGTCATGCCCGCCTTTGTAGACGCCCACAGCCACCCCATCTGGGCGGGCGACCGTGCCGCCGAGTTTGAACTGCGCCAGCAGGGCAAGAGCTACCTGGAGGTGCTGGCGGCGGGCGGCGGCATCCTCTCCACCGTGCGCGCCACGCGTGCCGCCACTCTGGAGCAGCTACACGCCGAGACCGAGGCGCGTCTGCGGCGCATGTTTGCCCACGGCAGCGCCACGATTGAAGCCAAGAGCGGCTACGGCCTCAGCCTTGAGAGCGAGCTGCGCCTGCTGGAGGTGCTGCTGGCGTTGGATGCCCAAGGACCGTGGGAGCTGGCGATTACTTTTCTGGGTGCTCACGCTATCCCCGCAGAATTCAAAGACCGCGCCGGCGACTATGCCCAAGAGCTGGCGCACAACTGGCTACCCGAGCTCAAAGCCTGGTGGCTGGCGCACGCCGGCGGCCGCCCGCTGCCCTTCTTTGATGTGTTCTGTGAGACGGGGGCGTTCGACCTGGGACAAACACGTCTGATGCTAGAAGCCGCCAAAGACGCCGGCTTCCCGCTCAAACTGCACGCCGATGAGTTCGATAATCTGGGCGGCACCGCCCTAGCCGTTGAGTTGGGCGCCGCCTCGGTGGATCATCTGGTGGCCATCTCCGATGAGGAGATCGCTGCCTTGGCCGCCAGTGACACCGTGGGGGTAGCTCTGCCCGCCACGCCGTTCGGCCTGGCCGAGGCGCATAACGCGCCGGCGCGCAAGATCTTGGCGGCGGGTGGCCTGCTGGCCGTAGGCGGTGACCTTAACCCCGGCACCGCCTGGTGTGAGAGCCTGCAATTCACGCTGGCGCTGGCCTGCCGCCAGCTCAAGCTGACCCAAGCCGAGGCGATTGCCGCCACCACGATCAACGCCGCCGCAGCCATCGGCGCGGCGGAGCGCACCGGCTCGCTGGAGCCGGGCAAGCAAGCCGACCTGCTCATTCTGGATGTGGCGGATTACCGCCAACTTGGTTACCGGTTTGGCACCAATCTTGTACATAGTGTGTACAAGAAAGGAGTGCCGTACCTGGTACATCAAGATGAGCTTTCTACAGAATCTAATCAGTAG
- a CDS encoding HD domain-containing protein: protein MPTIDQARAWYPAYDPVHGFDHILRVLRTAEHLAEREGADIEIVRAAVLLHDASGQTGGETRADHQESGAEFAAEVLAAEGWPAERIAAVQHCIRTHRFRGTERPQTLEAKIVFDADKLDVIGAYGVARTLAYDVVMEWPFFAEPSEHFMQTGEKAADETHSSYHEYLFKLSKILERFYTPTAKAIGAQRQEFLNAYFEQLAREAHGEF, encoded by the coding sequence ATGCCCACAATTGATCAAGCCCGCGCCTGGTATCCCGCTTACGACCCAGTACACGGCTTCGATCATATTTTGCGCGTCTTGCGCACGGCAGAGCATCTGGCCGAGCGCGAAGGCGCCGACATCGAGATCGTGCGCGCCGCCGTGCTGCTGCACGATGCCAGCGGCCAGACCGGCGGCGAAACCCGCGCCGACCACCAGGAGAGCGGCGCCGAGTTCGCCGCCGAGGTGCTGGCCGCCGAAGGCTGGCCCGCCGAGCGCATTGCTGCGGTGCAGCACTGCATCCGCACGCACCGCTTCCGTGGCACCGAACGCCCGCAGACGCTGGAAGCCAAGATCGTGTTTGACGCCGACAAGCTGGACGTGATTGGCGCCTACGGCGTGGCACGCACGCTGGCCTATGACGTGGTGATGGAGTGGCCCTTCTTTGCCGAGCCGTCTGAGCACTTCATGCAAACAGGCGAGAAGGCTGCCGACGAAACCCACAGCTCCTATCACGAGTACTTGTTCAAACTGAGCAAGATTTTGGAGCGCTTCTACACCCCCACCGCCAAAGCGATTGGTGCCCAGCGCCAAGAATTCCTCAACGCTTATTTTGAGCAGTTGGCCAGGGAAGCGCACGGCGAGTTCTGA
- a CDS encoding inositol monophosphatase, producing MKPALVFIEDLARRAGEVLRAGYGQQHEIAYKGEADLVTEVDHASEALLLGEIMGQFPEHRILSEETGEHNGDAEHVWYIDPLDGTLNYAHGMQTFCVSIAYEHSGALQFAAVYDPMADEMFSAERGQGAWLNGARIQVTNPPSLRESLLVTGFPYDVRTSPRNNFAEFQAFSLRSQGVRRLGSAALDLCYVAAGRLDGYWQLKLSAWDLAAGALLVHEAGGVASGVLGQAEFLAQQNGILAASPALHAEMLAVLKEVHS from the coding sequence ATGAAACCTGCTCTAGTATTCATCGAAGATTTGGCGCGCCGTGCTGGCGAGGTTTTGCGCGCCGGCTACGGCCAGCAGCATGAAATCGCCTACAAGGGCGAGGCTGACCTGGTGACCGAGGTGGACCACGCCTCTGAGGCGCTGTTGCTGGGCGAGATCATGGGCCAGTTCCCAGAGCATCGCATCTTGAGCGAGGAAACCGGCGAGCACAATGGCGATGCCGAGCATGTCTGGTACATTGACCCGCTGGACGGTACGCTCAACTACGCCCACGGCATGCAGACCTTCTGTGTCTCGATCGCCTACGAACACAGCGGCGCCTTGCAGTTTGCCGCTGTGTACGACCCAATGGCAGATGAGATGTTCAGCGCCGAACGCGGCCAGGGCGCCTGGCTGAACGGGGCGCGCATTCAGGTCACCAACCCGCCCTCACTGCGCGAGAGCTTGCTGGTCACCGGCTTCCCCTACGATGTGCGCACCAGCCCGCGCAACAACTTTGCCGAGTTCCAGGCCTTCTCGCTACGCAGCCAAGGCGTGCGCCGCCTCGGTTCCGCCGCCCTCGACCTGTGCTATGTGGCTGCTGGCCGCCTGGACGGCTACTGGCAGCTCAAGCTGAGCGCATGGGATCTGGCGGCTGGCGCCCTGCTGGTGCACGAGGCGGGCGGCGTGGCTAGCGGGGTGCTGGGCCAGGCAGAGTTTCTGGCGCAGCAAAACGGCATCCTGGCGGCCAGCCCGGCGCTGCATGCAGAGATGCTGGCAGTGCTAAAGGAAGTACACTCTTAG
- the rsmA gene encoding ribosomal RNA small subunit methyltransferase A, with the protein MLPPLNVPALLRAHGLRPNKRLGQNFLVDEVHLENIVRAAGVGAGDEVLEIGAGLGSLTRHLAAAAGRVVAVELDAGLLPALSSTLQGVENVQVLHADIFDVDISQHFTQDGFLVVANIPYYLTSNLIRHLLESHPRPARMALTVQLEVAQRACASAPDLSLLALSVQLYGQPRLAHHIPAGAFYPAPNVDSALLLIELYQQPLLPWERIDPFFKVAKAAFAQKRKTLANSLGAMWGKTEAASRLQAAGIDPMRRPQTLTLAEWGRLINEPG; encoded by the coding sequence ATGCTCCCGCCCCTTAATGTTCCCGCGCTGCTGCGCGCTCACGGCCTGCGGCCCAACAAACGCCTGGGCCAAAACTTTCTCGTTGATGAAGTGCATTTGGAGAACATCGTGCGTGCGGCCGGGGTAGGGGCAGGCGATGAGGTGCTCGAGATCGGCGCCGGGCTCGGCTCGCTGACCCGCCACCTGGCGGCCGCAGCTGGCCGCGTGGTGGCCGTGGAGCTGGATGCGGGCTTGCTGCCCGCCCTCAGCAGCACGCTGCAGGGCGTGGAGAACGTGCAGGTGTTGCATGCCGACATTTTTGACGTAGACATCAGCCAGCACTTCACGCAAGACGGCTTTCTGGTCGTTGCCAATATCCCCTACTATCTGACCTCGAACCTTATCCGCCACTTGCTGGAGAGCCACCCACGCCCGGCGCGCATGGCGCTCACCGTGCAGCTGGAGGTAGCCCAGCGGGCCTGCGCCAGCGCGCCGGACCTTTCGCTGCTGGCGCTCAGCGTGCAGCTCTACGGCCAGCCGCGGCTGGCGCACCACATTCCCGCCGGTGCCTTCTACCCGGCACCCAACGTGGATTCGGCGCTGCTGCTGATTGAGCTCTACCAGCAACCCTTGCTGCCCTGGGAACGGATCGACCCCTTCTTCAAAGTAGCCAAAGCAGCCTTCGCCCAGAAGCGCAAGACGCTGGCCAACTCGCTGGGGGCGATGTGGGGCAAGACCGAAGCCGCCAGCCGCCTGCAGGCGGCTGGCATCGACCCGATGCGCCGCCCACAAACGCTCACGCTAGCGGAGTGGGGCAGGCTGATTAATGAACCCGGTTGA